The Alnus glutinosa chromosome 8, dhAlnGlut1.1, whole genome shotgun sequence DNA segment CATAACCGTATACTTGTAAACCGTAAATTATATACTAACTAgatgactaaaaaaaaaaagctaggtGGGATTTCTTTTGAGTGCAATCACGAGAGAGTCGGTATTTGTTTTCCACGCAAATCCCAATGACGTAAATTGTGAATTTTATTGCAGTAAGGGTTTTGAATTCAATATTTCAAGAATGGAAAATCTCAGCACCATCAGGCCAATGGAATATAAGTGGGCGACCATGCAGCGGAGCGGCCATCGGCTCTCTCCCCACCATCGATGATAAAGGGTTTAATCCCTTTATCAAATGCGACTGTTCATACGACAATAACGCCACTTGTCACATCACAGAATTGTATGTACTTTTCTATTACCTGttttcgctctctctctctctctctctgtttctattCCATTCCATTTTTGCTTAAAATTACAATATACATAAAAACGAAAACCTGAAGTGCTTCGTGTTCATGCTTGGATAACTGTTCTCTTCTCTATATATGGGGTCTTTTGATCGTTTCACCCATTCAATTGGGTCGCATCAATTTTATTGGTCATGGTTAaaaaacgttaaaaaaaaaaaaaaaaaaaaaggaaaaaagatttGCATGAAATTTGTTCGATATTATGTCTGGCTGGTACTGCAAAGGTCCAAGGTAAGCCCCTATAACACACATTTGATGGAAGATTACCTCGGCCATCTTGTCTGGACCACCTCCTACCTTCATATTTCTTGCTACTCCATTCTATTATAGTAGTaacagaataaataaataaataaaaactagttgACAACAAAgactttgaaaacaataaaaaaaaaacaaaatagattttatctttcaaatttaGGTCACAAAACAATGCATATTTTACCCAattttcaattagaaaaaaaaaaaaaaaaaatggcaacaGAAGGCCATGTGGCTCAAGAAGTAACATatcaacaaattttattttattttttttaattttttttttcagtttgattttattatttaatattccCTTTTAAATATGTAGACAGATGAACAATATTCTGAGTGCTATTCTAAAACGTACATTcagtctttttaaaacaaacattgAGTTTTTCTGTTAGAGTCCTCATAAGAAGGGAGGACTTCTAGTAGAGAAAAATTTTAGCAACTCAAAATAGTAgcttgttggtacagtttccggtacggtgacgtgttgccttgtgattcgttgccttccttgatatttgctctcctcgtaatctgcaaaataataaacggctcgtgggctcgtgggggtgccgaccatacccccactccgatgcctaagtcagttcaaactatttattttctggagagtatcaataatctcagagcttagagaatctgcttGTTAAAAATACCTGatgtagtagtcttatttatagactcacagttcacaATTATGAAACTACTGGAGTGCTTGGAGTATAATccaattaggagtctgagtcctagatcacatagtctttaatcttatcttcatagaattcaaattgggtagtagagtccaaactggatatgacactctctttagctaatgtcattctattaggtaccttatcccatatttgatgggatagaagtctatcttgatatatttgggatatgcagctttttggagataatggatggtcttgtacttaagtCTAATTTGGCCGggtcaacccgatgggctcagcccctgatactaccttaggcccacgtgtctttggagctaattatttctccaacagttaccccctaattctcttatttgaatttagaatgtaagagaattaaatacctcaatttctgaatctggatcttccataatctgtatctgacaattgccgcctctttcaaagtaattatgacgaataatgcctcgaatctTTGGATTGGAGTGGCGTCTGACCTGATGGATGCCAATTCAATTCTTGGATACTTGTGATCTGTCagagtactaatagcaacttccCATAGATATCTTCTACATaagtgcctctacataatattgtcggtcgggccaaagttgtgaagatgatccTCCACTCTCAataggagatggatcggactaatgtagttgatttcaccaagattgtggtgaaatgccactctgagagaacactttgcgtacaactttcctgagatcaaggttctgtctgacaaaaaagggtaaaccgttgaagaaaaaggcttaacatacccgaagcttcttcatcggtagtgtttcgtagaccgcttccacaaaaatctctcttggcggCTTTAGAGGCTTAGACTAGCGCTaaggctttggttgtccgagacttacaACGACTAGGGGCTTCCGGTGGCCCGACGTTTTGTGCTTGGCAtaccgaatcttctaatctAAACACCACTTAGCTTGGTctcttggttattttttttttgtagaggtggTATCCCcttatggtttgttataggggctGTCTCCCGTaaggtttgttgtaggggttgtctccccgtatctttgtccgagttgctcttgagagaacttAATTTAAGAGCTTGGTGcagcttcggtgattttccatttgcagaagctttaactttgttgagctaccccccataactttagtccgcgaccgcgggctaagccgttcgaggcggatagtcaagtcctcttggtatcctggacgatgTTGTAAAAGAGATCTTGGAGTTTGGAGTGAGTCTCGAGGCTTCagcttgatgatttttttttaaagaggttttatcctcatacctttctgaagctttacatcctctttatctttttgaatctttcctgaagttttatcatcctgaagccttaTCTCCCTAAACCTTTATCTTTGTAGAGATCTGTCTTCTTGAATCTTTATCTTGCtagatctttcctgaagctttatcttcctggatctttatcttcctggatctttcccgaagctttatcattctaaagctttatttttatgaagctttatcatcctgaagctctGTTATCCTGAAGCTCTACCTTCCTGTTtactttcctgaagctttatcatcctgaagccttaTCTCCTTAAACCTTTATCTTCGTAGAGATctgtcttcctgaatctttatcttcctggatctttcctgaagctttgtcatcctgaagctttatcattctgaagctttacctttctgaagctttatcttcctaaatctttgtcttcctgaatctttatctccttgaacctttaccttcctgaagatcCGTCTtcctaaacctttaccttcctgtttgtttaccttattgagctaccccccataacttcagtctgcgaccgcaggctaagtcgttcgaggtgggtagtcaagtCGCTTAGCTTtactttcctgaagctttatcttcctgaagctttatcattctgaatctttcctgaagctctgtcatactaAAGCTTTACcttctgagctaccccccataactttagtctgcaaCTCCAGGCTAAgttgttcgaggtgggtagtcaggttgctgagctttacctttctttgcagcagctttatcttcctgaagctttgtcatcctgaagctttatcattttgaatctttcctgaatctctgtcatactgaagctttaccttctgagctaccccccataactttagtctgcaaCCACAGGCTAAgttgttcgaggtgggtagtcaggtcgctgagctttaccttcctttggagcagctttatcttcttgaaaCTTTGTCATCCTGAGGCTTTGTCATCCTGaggctttgtcatcctaaagctttacctttctgaagctttacctttctgaagctttatcttcctgaagctttatcctTCTGAATCTCCAATCTCGCcttggtatcctttccataaccctttcgggtcgtccgaggaaaggactcgggccaaTTCTTAACCTTATCCTTCAAAAACCcacaaccgggaggtttcaaccctttgtatcctttccatgaccctttcgggttgttcgaggaaacgATTCGGGCAGATTCTTTCctgagcatccccaccataactctttcgagtcgttcgaggggaggagtcagatggacgttgatgtagcttgatcatctttggagaagtttgatgaagaagtgcttccattctgtctcggactgctgctttattcttacaagagatcaatcaatacctggggactctctgttcttccttgctctcggtgttggactaactgagaggctttccttgttttctttgcaaggttgtctccttggctctcggtgttggactaaccgagagactttccttgtataatttgttgtaggggttgtctccccatatcttttctgtgaaaagggttaacaaagcactgcatatactaaaacaaaatagcagaatgcacagtagcaccatatattcttttcatccgtcgagatgattttgtgatcctttcactcacggcAGGAGTGAGgcctcaacacatgagtctattttatcaaaatatatatatttttcggctaagcgtacaagtgcatgcatatatatatatatatatatatatatatatattttttctggttgataaaataaaaaccaacatttatcctttctttaacatgaatcatgtttgtaaaagaagagtatgaacttatctggtgaattcgatgaagatgaaccgtcTTACTTGAAGTTCCTTATCTTGTacgccactcgatatggggctctttgggagagttcctcaaactggaccctCGATTCGGATTGGTCCCTCGGCATGTGACTATGCACTTTGGAGGATGGCAAATCCGGAGGGGTCCTCGGAGTGTACCATTTGGAACTAGAAGTtcgggcatagtctcctcgggatagtactctcggtatgtgtcatctcggtacataTTTTTCGCCTCGATAGAACActctcggatctatcttttgtCCTTGGTAGAACGCcctcggattatactttcttctcggtaaaACACCTTCGGGTTTAACTTTCCTCCTTAGCAAAACACATTGGATCTAGCTTTTCTCCTCagtagaacacctcggatctaacttttctcctcagTAGAACActctcggatctatcttttgtTCTCGGTAAAATATcttcggatctatcttttcaccttggtagaacaccttggatctaactttcctccttggtagaacacctcggatctaactttcctccttggtagaacaccttggatctaactttcctccttggtagaacaccctcgaatctaactttcctcatcggtaaaacacctcggatctaacgtTTGTActtggtagaacacctcggatctatcttttcacctcggatctaactttcctccttggtagaacacctcggatctaactttcctccttggtagaacactctcgaatctaactttcctcatcggtaaaacacctcggatctaacttttgtactcggtagaacaccctcagatctatcttttcacctcggtagaacacctcggatctatcttttcacctcggtaactttcctccttggtagaacacctcggatctaactttcctccttggtagaacaccctcgaatctaactttcctcatcggtaaaacacctcggatctaactttggTACTCAGTAGAACACCCTCAgatctatcttttctcctttctcttttttttttttttttggacacaGATAAGCCGAGCCTTCAACCTAATGACTCGGTCTCGGTGTCATTCTCTTCTTTGACTCTGTGTATGTGTAGGCCTAGATAGCGAACTTCGGTCATTGGCGTTCTTGAAACCAAGCTTGCAATAAAACACAGTACGTCTGACATCCCCGCAGACCTAAAACACTTGAGAACTGGATTCCGACTCCCCACCGAATTGGAACACGAATCTTTGATCAGGCTCGGCGCTAACGCTCAAGTGAAACCGATTCACCTCGTCTTTACTACGTGCAGATTCACCGACACTGCAACAATCTCCAACACTGTTCATTAAATTTCCAGACGTGATCCATGCTTATAAACCCAACCCCAAAAGCAACATCTAGGAGTATTGGAGGGTTTTTGACTTCCTTTCCTTAACTTGATCCGATCTTCGGGGTCTCTCGCTGCCTCGGAGGTTCGGATCTTTGGGATTTCAGAAACTTCTGGGTGATTCTTTCCTTCACTTTTTCCTAGTAGGACATTGGAGCCCCGAATGGAGAAGGCTTCACAGGACCCCCGAGCTTTGATTTTCGTGACTGCCAAACTGTTCAGGAAGAGCCCGGGATGAGAGCCAGAAGCTACTGGGTTGAACTACAGTGGCAGTGGAGGCATCGTGCTTGACCTCATACCACCAATCAGTGAGGATGAACATTATTTTTTGGGGTCTTCATCTTGGTCCTTTGAACTTTGGTGGAAATCTTGATGTTCTTCGGAGAGGAAACCAGGACCTGAACCGGGTTAGACATACTGGATGGGttggattcttttcttttcttctttttgagctgacttctttcttctcttttttttttagtccagTGCTGCCTTTCCCAAAACGAACAGCCTAGGAAATCGCTAGGATATCCCAGCCTGCCAGCCCATATTTTCTCGGAATTCAAACCAGAAACAACGTCAATAACACACAGcacccaaaataatttttttttttttaagaagatgGCACCGATGTCTTATAGCACTTGGTCAACAGCCCTTAGCAACACAGATGTTCTCGTACcacgcttcttcttcttcatcgggTCACTACCATCTTGCGGTGAAGACAAGCTGGTTTCGAACTTTGCTGCCCAAGATCGCCCATCAGACAGGCCTAAAGGGCTTGTGGATCCATGACTGCCCGGCACACAAGGCCACCTTGTGCTCACGACCGATCTATGCCACGTGGAACCTAATCCGAACACGTTCTCTTCCAAGTCACTGTTGCCTTGAAGGTCGGGGTCCTCGGATGTCCAGATTCTTCTAGCTAGCACCGTTCTGTGGATCACAGTCGGGATTGGGTTCTAGTTCTCCCTGATTTCGCCAATTTTCAGTGTAATCACTCCATCTCGGCTTCCCTGCTTGCAAGCAATCGTGGTTCTCAGCCTTCCTGTCAAGAACTGATTCGGACAGGTCGGGTCGGATGTTGTCCATGGCGCCCGGTTCCAAATCTAGTTCAGGCTTTGGCGGGTCACAGCCAGAGCTCGGTTCCATGGACGTGAGCTAGGTGAGAAGATGGTGCCGGTCCGAGTCTACTGGCCACCGTCCAAGTTTCTCACGCTCCTGCTCCGTGTTCAGTCCGACCCGTCATACA contains these protein-coding regions:
- the LOC133876132 gene encoding probable LRR receptor-like serine/threonine-protein kinase At1g56130, which gives rise to MESGSKPSVWWMALHRSIWYMVESRSSPVLVFALYAACIFGLPELAQAQNGTNAVTDPAEVRVLNSIFQEWKISAPSGQWNISGRPCSGAAIGSLPTIDDKGFNPFIKCDCSYDNNATCHITELYDIGAPNGEGFTGPPSFDFRDCQTVQEEPGMRARSYWVELQWQWRHRA